From a single Sinorhizobium sp. RAC02 genomic region:
- a CDS encoding invasion associated locus B family protein produces MIFTSHLIKRTVLSAFAASVALAAAPSASLAQQQAAPPKGWFKVCTKQEDNDVCIVQNLLAANSGQLITAVGLITVTGKTNRKIMQVSVPSARLIPPGIQMQIDGGKGQKLDYAICMPDKCVAEVLLTDQMIASLKKGGELVLTSINFQRAPNPIKISLEGFTGVFDGEPIEQSKLEERQRLLQEEMQKKAEEARKKLEDAQKAAKSQ; encoded by the coding sequence ATGATCTTCACATCGCACCTCATCAAGCGGACCGTGCTTTCCGCCTTTGCTGCTAGCGTTGCCCTGGCGGCTGCGCCCTCCGCATCGCTCGCCCAGCAGCAGGCCGCTCCGCCGAAGGGCTGGTTCAAGGTCTGCACCAAGCAGGAAGACAATGACGTCTGCATCGTGCAGAACCTGCTGGCGGCCAACAGCGGCCAGCTGATCACTGCCGTCGGCCTGATCACCGTCACCGGCAAGACCAACCGCAAGATCATGCAGGTCTCGGTGCCGAGCGCACGTCTCATCCCGCCGGGCATCCAGATGCAGATTGACGGCGGCAAGGGCCAGAAGCTCGACTACGCCATCTGCATGCCCGACAAGTGCGTCGCCGAAGTGCTGTTGACCGACCAGATGATCGCCAGCCTCAAGAAGGGCGGCGAACTCGTGCTGACCTCGATCAACTTCCAGCGCGCGCCGAACCCGATCAAGATTTCGCTCGAAGGCTTCACCGGCGTCTTCGACGGCGAGCCGATCGAACAGTCGAAGCTCGAAGAGCGCCAGCGCCTGCTGCAGGAAGAAATGCAGAAGAAGGCTGAAGAGGCCCGCAAGAAGCTCGAAGACGCCCAGAAGGCGGCCAAGAGCCAGTAA
- a CDS encoding DsbA family oxidoreductase, which translates to MEAITIDVVSDVVCPWCYLGKKRLEKAIDNVKGDFAVAVTFRPYQLNPDMPAEGVDHKKHLAEKLGGADAVERAHKMLTGLGHEDGIDFDFPAVKVSPNTLDAHRLLRWAMIESPEIQGRVAMALFKAYFEEGRNVGDREVLLDIAENSGMDRAVVSALFSAGADVDSVKEEIGMARDMGVTGVPCFIIDNKYAVMGAQSVDVLTNAFREIVAVKAKERAADT; encoded by the coding sequence ATGGAAGCCATTACGATCGATGTCGTTTCGGATGTCGTCTGCCCCTGGTGTTACCTCGGCAAGAAACGGCTTGAGAAAGCGATCGACAACGTCAAGGGCGACTTTGCCGTGGCCGTGACGTTCCGCCCCTACCAGCTCAATCCGGACATGCCCGCCGAAGGCGTTGACCACAAGAAGCACCTTGCTGAAAAGCTCGGTGGCGCCGACGCTGTCGAGCGGGCGCACAAGATGCTGACGGGTCTCGGCCATGAGGACGGCATCGATTTCGATTTTCCGGCTGTGAAAGTCAGCCCGAATACGCTGGATGCCCACCGTCTGCTGCGCTGGGCGATGATCGAGAGCCCGGAAATTCAGGGCCGCGTGGCAATGGCCCTGTTCAAGGCCTATTTCGAAGAGGGGCGCAATGTCGGCGACCGTGAGGTGCTGCTCGATATCGCGGAAAACAGCGGCATGGACCGCGCCGTCGTGAGTGCCCTGTTCTCCGCCGGTGCGGATGTCGATTCGGTGAAGGAAGAGATCGGCATGGCCCGCGACATGGGCGTCACCGGCGTGCCCTGCTTCATCATCGACAACAAGTATGCAGTGATGGGCGCGCAGTCGGTGGACGTGCTGACCAACGCTTTCCGCGAGATCGTGGCCGTGAAGGCAAAGGAACGCGCCGCCGACACGTAG
- a CDS encoding GNAT family N-acetyltransferase — protein sequence MRPIVEIVAENPSAEIHDTIDTALTAFNAEMRGFAPETPDFAIVLRDPQSNAVIGGLYGTDDYGWTYIKFLLVPQSCRGIGLGAELLTEAETIARKRGSIGVWLGTFAFQARAFYEKQGYVAFGELEGDGGAIPLYFMKKRLR from the coding sequence ATGCGCCCCATCGTCGAGATCGTTGCCGAAAATCCCTCTGCCGAGATCCACGACACCATCGATACCGCCCTCACCGCTTTCAACGCTGAAATGCGCGGTTTCGCACCGGAAACGCCGGATTTTGCTATCGTGCTGCGCGATCCTCAGAGCAACGCGGTCATCGGCGGTCTCTACGGCACGGACGACTACGGCTGGACCTACATCAAATTCCTGCTCGTACCGCAATCCTGTCGCGGCATCGGGCTTGGAGCCGAACTGCTCACGGAAGCGGAGACGATTGCACGCAAGCGTGGTTCCATCGGCGTGTGGCTCGGTACATTCGCCTTCCAGGCACGCGCCTTTTACGAGAAGCAGGGCTACGTGGCGTTCGGCGAACTCGAAGGAGATGGCGGCGCAATCCCCCTCTATTTCATGAAGAAACGCTTGCGCTGA
- a CDS encoding extracellular solute-binding protein, with product MAFAACLIGLPASLGHAAPLHGIAMHGDPALPADYKYFSYVNPDVKKGGRISYGVVGTFDSLNPFILKSMRTTARGMWDPEFGNLVYESLMVRSRDEAFSMYGLLAESVEWDDDRSFIEFHLNPKARWADGKPVTPEDVIFTFELMRDKGRAPFSIRLNAVEKLEKTGENSVRFTFNGKGDREAPLLIAFSPILPKHAIDVETFDRSSLALPLGSGPYKVKAVKPGERIVYERDPNYWGKDIPSKVGFDNYDEISVEYFLQDNSLFEAFKKGVIDVYQEGNPTKWARGYDFPAVHSGTVIKDAVTSKLPPVMFGFVFNTRRPVFQNAELRKALSLVFDFEWVNRTLFENAYTRTESFWQNSALSSLNVPIDARERDIIGDAVSKIDPSVLAGTHRFPVTDGSGRDRKVLREAMGHFQKAGYSIKDGRMVDVSGKPLAFEIMTQNADQEKLALAYQRFLAALGVRVSLRTVDDSQYQSRSQTFDYDVIMKAFLSSLSPGLEQVRRWGTQARDLEGSENFAGVADPDIDRVMAAILSARSAEDFQSAVRLQDRMLLSGNYIVPLYHLGQQWMARNKHIGRPEMTPLWGFQLPVWWDERAQ from the coding sequence ATGGCCTTTGCGGCCTGCCTTATCGGCCTGCCCGCCAGCCTTGGCCATGCCGCCCCCCTCCACGGGATTGCCATGCATGGCGACCCGGCCCTGCCGGCGGACTACAAGTACTTCAGCTACGTCAATCCGGACGTGAAGAAGGGTGGCCGCATTTCCTATGGTGTCGTCGGCACCTTCGACAGCCTCAATCCCTTCATCCTGAAAAGCATGCGCACGACGGCGCGCGGCATGTGGGATCCGGAGTTCGGCAATCTCGTCTACGAATCGCTGATGGTGCGCTCGCGCGACGAAGCCTTCTCGATGTATGGCCTGCTCGCAGAAAGCGTGGAGTGGGACGACGACCGCAGCTTCATCGAATTCCATCTCAACCCGAAGGCGCGCTGGGCCGATGGAAAGCCGGTAACGCCGGAAGACGTGATCTTCACCTTCGAGCTGATGCGCGACAAGGGCCGTGCGCCGTTCAGCATCCGCCTGAATGCCGTCGAAAAGCTTGAAAAGACCGGCGAAAACAGCGTCCGCTTCACCTTCAACGGGAAGGGCGACCGCGAGGCGCCGCTCCTCATCGCCTTCTCGCCGATCCTGCCGAAACACGCGATCGACGTGGAGACCTTCGACCGGTCATCGCTCGCCTTGCCGCTCGGCTCCGGCCCCTACAAGGTCAAAGCAGTCAAGCCTGGCGAACGCATCGTCTACGAGCGCGACCCGAACTACTGGGGCAAGGACATCCCCTCGAAGGTCGGGTTCGACAATTACGACGAGATATCCGTCGAATATTTCCTGCAGGACAATTCGCTGTTCGAGGCCTTCAAGAAGGGCGTGATCGACGTCTACCAGGAAGGCAATCCAACAAAATGGGCGCGCGGCTACGATTTTCCTGCGGTCCACTCCGGCACGGTCATCAAGGATGCCGTGACGTCGAAACTGCCACCGGTAATGTTCGGCTTCGTCTTCAACACACGCAGGCCAGTCTTCCAGAACGCGGAATTGCGCAAGGCGCTCTCGCTCGTCTTCGATTTCGAATGGGTCAACCGCACGCTGTTTGAAAACGCCTACACGCGCACGGAAAGTTTCTGGCAGAACTCCGCATTGTCCTCGCTCAATGTGCCGATCGACGCGCGCGAGCGTGACATCATCGGCGACGCGGTGAGCAAAATCGATCCCTCCGTGCTCGCCGGCACGCATCGTTTTCCGGTGACCGACGGCTCGGGCCGCGACCGCAAGGTGCTGCGGGAGGCGATGGGGCATTTCCAGAAGGCAGGCTATTCGATCAAGGACGGCCGCATGGTCGATGTCTCCGGCAAGCCGCTCGCCTTTGAAATCATGACGCAGAACGCCGACCAGGAAAAACTCGCCCTCGCCTACCAGCGCTTCCTTGCGGCCCTCGGTGTGCGGGTAAGCCTCAGAACCGTCGACGATTCGCAATATCAGAGCCGCAGCCAGACCTTCGACTACGACGTCATCATGAAGGCCTTCCTGTCGTCGTTGTCGCCAGGTCTCGAACAGGTGCGGCGCTGGGGAACGCAGGCGCGCGATCTCGAAGGCAGTGAGAATTTCGCCGGCGTCGCCGATCCCGATATCGACCGTGTCATGGCGGCCATTCTCTCCGCCCGCTCGGCGGAGGATTTCCAGTCCGCCGTTCGCCTCCAGGATCGCATGCTGCTTTCCGGCAATTACATCGTCCCGCTCTATCATCTGGGCCAGCAATGGATGGCGCGCAACAAACATATCGGCCGACCGGAGATGACGCCGCTCTGGGGCTTCCAGTTGCCCGTATGGTGGGACGAGCGGGCACAATAA